GAAATCGTAACCCGCCAAATGAGCATCGTAAACAAAGAAGAACAAGAACGTTACAAAAATTGTAAAATCGCAGTTATCGGATGTGGTGGAATCGGAGGCCAAACAATTGAAATGCTTGCAAGAATGGGTATTGGAGAACTTGTTTTGGTTGATAAAGATTGTTTTGATTTATCCAATTTAAACAGACAGAATTTCGCAACTACCGATAAAATTGGAATGATTAAAAGTGAAGTCGCAAAACAAAAAGTTGAATTAATCAACCCATTTGTTAAAGTAACCTGCATTAACACACATGTTGATGAAACAAACATTGACGAAATCATAGCTGATTCAAATCTTGTTATTGAAGCACTCGACAATGTTTTAACAAGAGTTATCGTATCAAGATGTGCAAACGAAAAAAAGATTCCTTTAGTACATGGTGCAATTAATGCAACATTAGGTCAAGTTACAACATTCCTACCAAATACAAAAAGTTATGAGGAAATGTTCAACCTTCCATCTCTTGGAAAGGAATTAACTGCTGATGTGATTGAAAGTTTAAACAGCATTGCAGCAGCAACACCACCTGTTATTGGACCAACTCCTAATTTAGTTGGATGTATCCAGGCAATGGAAGCTTTTAAAATCATTACAGGTGTTGGAAAAGTAACTGTTGCACCTGAAATTTTAACTTTTGACTTATTGAACTTAGGTTCTTTCTCTTTAGAAAAAATCTAAACATTAAGTTAAAATTTTATTCTTTTTTTATTTTGATTTGAACAAAAAAATAACAATAATACAAACAAATATACTAATTTTTATTAAAAACTATAAAATCTATGCATTAATATAGTAAAAATTGCATAATAGAAATTATATAACTATTTTCCACAAATATTTATATACTACAAAATTAAGATATAGACTCGATGGAAAGTATTTTCCGACTATGTTTATATTAATCATGATTAATAAATGGAGCTTGATTCGATGAGCGATATTCCAGAAGAAAAAATTGAAATAATCAGAGAACAAATGAAAGAGGATAACATTAAGTTTATCCGATTACAATTCGTTGATATCAACGGAAGTGTAAAAAATATCGTAATTCCATTCGATCCTGACGACGATTTAAATGAATTATTTAATGAAGGAATGTTATTTGACGGTTCCTCTATTGCAGGATTTGTTGGTGTTAACGACAGTGATTTAGTTTTA
The Methanobacteriaceae archaeon genome window above contains:
- a CDS encoding HesA/MoeB/ThiF family protein, which codes for MTNDKDYWEIVTRQMSIVNKEEQERYKNCKIAVIGCGGIGGQTIEMLARMGIGELVLVDKDCFDLSNLNRQNFATTDKIGMIKSEVAKQKVELINPFVKVTCINTHVDETNIDEIIADSNLVIEALDNVLTRVIVSRCANEKKIPLVHGAINATLGQVTTFLPNTKSYEEMFNLPSLGKELTADVIESLNSIAAATPPVIGPTPNLVGCIQAMEAFKIITGVGKVTVAPEILTFDLLNLGSFSLEKI